A region from the Coriobacteriia bacterium genome encodes:
- a CDS encoding nitroreductase family protein — MDVMEAIRGRHSYRSFRETEVPREVLDLLVEAAALAPSSLNIQPVRLIVATGETRRALGRVISLTTVHLAEYVEVLGPELYEKAVEFYGDLGASPVAVAVTLPKASGELQRINELLAAGTAVENMLLVATREGLGACNLTVSFWVRDELAELLRLPEDREVVSVIVLGYPDEVPHAPEHRLDIATFLE; from the coding sequence ATGGACGTCATGGAAGCGATCCGGGGCAGGCACTCTTACCGGTCGTTCCGGGAGACGGAGGTTCCCCGGGAGGTGCTCGACCTGCTGGTCGAGGCTGCCGCGCTCGCGCCCTCCTCGTTGAACATCCAGCCTGTCCGGCTCATCGTGGCGACGGGCGAGACGCGAAGGGCCCTCGGCAGGGTCATCTCGCTGACGACCGTGCACCTGGCCGAGTACGTCGAGGTGCTGGGTCCGGAACTGTACGAGAAGGCGGTCGAGTTCTACGGCGACCTCGGCGCGTCGCCGGTCGCCGTCGCGGTCACGCTGCCCAAGGCGTCGGGCGAGCTCCAGCGCATCAACGAGTTGCTCGCGGCCGGGACCGCGGTCGAGAACATGCTCCTCGTGGCGACCAGAGAGGGTCTGGGGGCGTGCAACCTGACCGTCTCGTTCTGGGTGCGCGACGAGCTCGCCGAGTTGCTGCGTCTGCCCGAGGACCGGGAGGTCGTCTCGGTCATCGTGCTGGGGTATCCTGACGAGGTGCCGCATGCGCCCGAGCACCGGCTCGACATCGCGACCTTCCTCGAGTGA
- a CDS encoding HAD-IA family hydrolase, whose translation MYDAVFFDVGNTLIYPHPSVSEVCRQVLAEAGHFHDLHRIDEVMPMVDAYYEDRYRDDDTFWTSEDETSQVWVGMYSLLCRKLDIHEDAEVLARRVYDTFGDPARWRPYADVLPAFERLGGRGVRLGVISNWDRRLGTLLDGLGFGAHVEAVVSSAEVGLHKPDPRIFELACMRLGVEPRRAAHVGDHHYADVLGATAAGMRPVLIDRHGTGCADHEPDLADLDALEAVLGMG comes from the coding sequence ATGTACGACGCAGTCTTCTTCGACGTAGGCAACACGCTCATCTACCCCCATCCGAGCGTCTCCGAGGTATGCCGCCAAGTGCTCGCGGAGGCAGGCCACTTCCACGACCTGCACCGCATCGACGAGGTCATGCCCATGGTCGACGCGTACTACGAGGACCGGTACCGGGACGACGACACCTTCTGGACCAGCGAGGACGAGACCAGCCAGGTCTGGGTCGGCATGTACTCCCTGCTCTGCAGGAAGCTCGACATCCACGAGGACGCCGAGGTCCTCGCGCGGCGGGTGTACGACACGTTCGGCGATCCGGCGCGGTGGCGGCCCTACGCGGACGTGCTGCCGGCGTTCGAGCGCCTGGGCGGGCGGGGGGTGCGGCTGGGCGTGATCTCGAACTGGGACCGCCGGCTCGGCACGCTGCTTGACGGCCTCGGGTTCGGCGCCCACGTCGAGGCTGTGGTGAGCTCGGCCGAGGTCGGCCTGCACAAGCCCGACCCGCGCATCTTCGAGCTCGCGTGCATGCGTCTCGGGGTCGAACCCCGGCGTGCCGCCCACGTGGGCGACCATCACTACGCCGACGTCCTGGGGGCGACGGCCGCGGGGATGCGGCCCGTGCTCATCGACCGCCATGGGACCGGGTGCGCCGACCATGAGCCGGACCTCGCCGACCTCGACGCGCTCGAGGCGGTCCTCGGGATGGGGTGA
- a CDS encoding glycosyltransferase, whose protein sequence is MPSKRRIVIFSASFGGGHRSASEALANYLAAHHSGTVRFEVVDFFEDFAPGLNVLAKFAYQQSVQFFPELYGTFFDLTNKLPNNPVVHEMAQMGYARAVAFIDSYGPDAVISTFPIAGGVAAEIKASRPLVSATVITDFGAHRQWLHPATDLYFVATKEVREDLVVRGIPWERVVVSGIPIHERFSEAVQRGESRKQLGLADRFTVLMTAAAGTPGDVRSIAKELTSLGIQVAAVAGRHERLRRRLLSLEKKTDLLKVFGFVKDMHRMMASADVLVGKAGGLTVSEALAMGLPLIIYNPVPGQEIYNVDFLVNYGAGLLSRDEEDVVEKVRFLSAHPERLRQMAENAGKLGKPGAAQSVCERVLVAVR, encoded by the coding sequence GTGCCGTCCAAGCGTCGCATCGTGATCTTCAGCGCATCGTTCGGAGGAGGCCACCGGTCCGCCTCCGAAGCGCTGGCCAACTACCTCGCGGCCCACCACTCGGGCACGGTCCGTTTCGAGGTGGTGGACTTCTTCGAGGACTTCGCGCCGGGCTTGAACGTTCTCGCGAAGTTCGCCTACCAGCAGTCGGTGCAGTTCTTCCCTGAACTGTACGGCACGTTCTTCGACCTGACGAACAAGCTCCCCAACAACCCCGTCGTACACGAGATGGCGCAGATGGGGTACGCGCGCGCCGTGGCCTTCATCGACTCCTACGGTCCCGATGCGGTCATCTCGACGTTCCCGATAGCCGGGGGCGTGGCGGCGGAGATCAAGGCCTCCCGTCCCCTCGTGTCGGCGACCGTCATCACCGACTTCGGGGCCCACCGCCAGTGGCTGCACCCGGCCACGGACCTCTACTTCGTCGCGACGAAGGAGGTGCGCGAGGACCTCGTCGTGAGGGGCATCCCGTGGGAGCGGGTGGTGGTCTCCGGCATCCCGATCCACGAACGGTTCAGCGAGGCGGTCCAGCGCGGGGAGAGCCGCAAGCAGCTCGGCCTCGCGGACCGCTTCACGGTTCTGATGACGGCTGCGGCGGGAACGCCGGGGGATGTCCGATCGATAGCCAAGGAACTGACGTCCCTAGGCATACAGGTGGCGGCGGTGGCCGGCCGTCACGAGAGGCTGCGCCGGCGGCTCCTCTCTCTCGAGAAGAAGACCGATCTGCTGAAGGTCTTCGGTTTCGTGAAGGATATGCATAGAATGATGGCGTCGGCCGACGTGCTCGTCGGGAAGGCGGGGGGCCTCACCGTCTCCGAGGCGCTGGCGATGGGTTTGCCGCTCATCATCTACAACCCGGTCCCCGGACAGGAGATCTACAACGTGGACTTCCTCGTCAACTACGGAGCCGGCCTGCTCTCGCGAGACGAGGAGGATGTGGTGGAGAAGGTGCGCTTCCTCTCCGCGCATCCCGAGCGGCTGCGGCAGATGGCCGAGAACGCCGGCAAGCTGGGCAAGCCGGGGGCGGCCCAGTCCGTGTGCGAACGCGTGCTCGTGGCGGTGCGCTGA